A stretch of DNA from Sugiyamaella lignohabitans strain CBS 10342 chromosome B, complete sequence:
CAAACGTACTCGCCCTTCGTCATCCGACGAAACAGCCTCTAAGCCTGCTGTCAAGCGTCAGGATAGTTCCGGTCGAAAAATAGAGTTTCCAATCACATCCGCCAAGTATCAAACTCTCAATTGCAATGTCTCTGTCAAAACTTCGACTAGCGAAATATTAAATGGCTGGTCGCAAATCGTTTCAGCTCGGTCACAATTGAGGACTCAAGCTAATGACCATAAAAACTCACTGTCTGTGAAAAGAGTGGATATAGATGGAGATACTGATCAAGTAGAGCGAAGGCTTAATATGGTCATCAGAAAAGACGATTTTAATAATATGAAAGTCATTGGCCAATTTAATCttggttttattattgtctCGAAGCAGAACGATGACGGAAGTtctgatttgtttattattgatCAGCATGCTAGTGATGAGAAAACCAACTTCGAACGGTTACAACAGGAAACTGTTCTGCAGCATCAGCCTCTAGTGACACCTAGGCAGCTAAATCTCACTGCAGTTGAAGAGCTGGTCCttataaaaaatatcgGCCTGCTTCAAAAAAATGGTTTCTCTGTAGCAATCGACGAGTCTGTCTTGCCAGGAACTCAGTGTAAACTTCTGTCTCTGCCGTTCAGTAAAAATACCGTCTTCGATGAAAACGATCTTACCGAACTTTTGAATCTAATTAGTGAGTCTCCAGGTAATCAATCAGTACGATGTTCCAAAGTTCGTGCTATGTTTGCTATGAGAGCGTGTCGGACTAGCATCATGATCGGGCAGTCACTCAGTAGAGCCACCATGGAACGGGTTGTCCAGGGCCTCTCCAAACTAAACAAACCTTGGAGCTGTCCCCACGGTAGACCCACTTTACGGCATATAACCTCGATCGACCAATGGAGCGGTTACAGCGACGACATGATCTAATTGTAGGATGAGCTAGTCGATATGCCAACatgaattatttattatatgtAGGAATGTAAATCATTTTCTCTTAATGCATTATATTGTCAATATTTGAATCAACTAACTAGAATTTTTGAAATACGGGTCATTGTGCTAAGCAGAGCCAAGTGTTCGTCAGAGCCATCATTAAGATTCTTGTCTGTTTCGGACAAAACCAAAGATATACCGCTTTTCTGCGTTGAGGTGATGTATTCATCATTGAGGAGCTTGTCATGGACTTGGCTGATGAGTTGACCAGCACTCCAGCCGCTAAGCACAATATCCTCCACGGACTGTTGCACAGATTGGAATACCTTGTCAAAGGTCGTTCCAGACCTGCAGGCTGCTACAAGGCCGTCTACAGTCTCTTCGGGAACCGTGCCCGAGATTTCATTCACCATAGATACAGTAACCTTGTCAGATGCAGGGTTGGCTTTTACCTCTGTAGCATCAGTCATCTGTacgtcatcatcatcgtcctcAAAATCTGCTTCATTTAAACCACTATCCCCAACTTTATCACTTGATAGTGTGTTGAGCCTTGAAGCGGATTGTAACAGGGTGATAGCTTTACGGAGATCACCATTGGAGGCATCCATGAGCCTCGTCAAGGCATCAAGCTCGTACTTGacattttcttgtttaGCGATAAATTCTAGTCTGTCAAGGGCATTAGATTGGTCTAGGGGTTTGAAGCGGAATTTCGAACAACGAGAAGCCAGTGGATCAATTATCCGCGTAACATAGTTACAAATAAGACAAAATCTGGTAATTTTCGAGTATGTTTCCATAGTTCTACGAAGGGCAGATTGTGCATCACTGGTCATTGAATCGGCTTCAtccaaaataataatcttATATGGAGGGCATGGATAATGAGTGCGTTGGTATTCAGTCGGCGTTGAAACCACAGTTTTGGCAAAGTTCTTGACCTTTTCACGGACAATTGAGATACCACGCTCATCTGAAGCATTTAGTTCCAGTACTCGACTTTTCATGAGCTCGGGACCGTATAATTCTTTAGCCAATGCCAAAATAGTCGAGGttttaccagtaccaggagGGCCGTAGAAGAGCATGTGTGGTAAATTGGCAGATTGGAGAGTCCGCTTGAGAACGGATACCGTGTGGTCTTGGGCTGAGATATCACTCAGTGTTTTCGGTCGACTTTAGGCGTTAGTAATTaattgtttgattttgaaaactACGCCCAATGGATCGGGAAAAGTTCATGTTCACTAGAAACCATTTCGAAGGTTATCTACGTTTCGGCATGAAGTAAGACAACAGCCAGGTAATTTTACTTACTATTTCTCCACCCAAGGAGCATTTTTCACTTGAACTGTGGAGCTGCTACCCCCAGAACCATTGGAATTTTgatcttttttcttgaaaaatGACATTTTCCGATAgtgatatataaataagttGATGAGTGAAGAGATGATCCAGGATAAACGCGCGACTCGAACTACGCGTATAGTCGTAATTAATTATCACTGTAGATAATCCAGTTGCATACGAGATACTTATCAAAATTCTATTATCGAGAACTCCATCCAAATCAAGCGAAATAGTGCTCTAACTGGGTTATaaaattgttttttgtaTAATTAATTAGCAGGATTCAATGATGTTAACAACCATTGTCTTAAAGCAAGTGTAAAATTTAGGTGGCAGACAAATCCAATATGAAAGAACTTGAAAGCTCATTAAAAATCACGTGACAGTGACAGATCAGTGATCTGGAGTTGGTATCAAACGGCTGGAGATGATATgcagaaataaatatttcgaccaaaaaaataaatcttgcattatttattactgaCAGAGATAGTATAGGACAAATCAAGCTATCTATCACCAGTGTTTATAGAAAATGGTAAGTTAACCCCAATTTTAAACCAAAGGAAAAAGGAACTCTATGTTTCCAACTCAACACAAAACTAACTTTTCAGGTTAAATCATATGGAGCACCGCTACCTCCCAAGGCAGGATCCAAACAGAGAGCTAATGCCAAAAACCCCACTGGTCTGGGTAGAGCTTTGATTAATCAGAAGCAAAAGGCCAGAAAGGCATCAAAGTATattaatgatgatggtgaaaCAAGATATACCACAGACATGGATAGCGGATCTAAAGAAGCGAGTTGGGTTAAGCTGAGATCCGTCACTCAAGAGAGAGCTTTAGATGAATTTTTGTCTACTGCAGAACTGGCTGATACTGACTTTACTACGGAGCGTACAGCCAATATAAGAATCATTCAACAAGGAGGTTTAACGACGTCAGCTAGTACGAGTGCTGCAACTGGAGGAAatcaatatttattatcaagaCAGCAGGAATATGAGCTAGAAAAGATCCATGCTGAGAATACTGGTAAATTAACAGTCCCAAGAAGACCCAAGTGGAGTTCTGAAATGACCAATACTGAACTAGATAGGCTGGAGAAAGACTCGTTCTTGGAATGGAGAAGGGGATTAGCTGCTCTGCAAGAAAACGAggatttgttgttgactcCTTTTGAGCGAAATATTGAGGTTTGGCGACAGCTATGGAGAGTCATCGATCGATCCGACTTGGTTGTTCAAATCGTAGATGGACGTAACCCATTGCTCTTCAGATCAGTAGATTTGGAGCATTATGTCAAGGAGCTGGACAGCAGGAAGCGTAACTTGCTTCTCATTAATAAAGCCGATTTGTTATCTCTTGAACAACGTAAGGTGTGGGCTGACTATTTcctgaaaaataagatCAGATATGCATTTTTCTCGGCTAAGACGTCTTTAAGAGAGGTCgaagaggctgctgagaagGAGAGATTGGAGCAAGAGAAGCGGGAACAGAAAGGTTATGACGAAAgcgacgaagaagatgatgaggaggagATTGAGGACAACTCtgcagatgaagaaaagttggaaaatgaagaatctTTGGAGGAGAGCGGAAACCAATTAGAAGGCGAACAAACTCAACAGGAAGAAACCGAAGAGCAGAGTGAGAGTACCACTGAACAAGAGGAAGTTAAATCTACAGAGTCAGAAGAAACTCTCATCAACTATAAGGTCATGAGAGATGATCCTACTCATATTTTGTCTGTTGACGAATTAGAAGCTCTCTTTCTGTCGGAAGCTCCTGAGCCTTTGTACATGCCTGCTACAGCTGATAAACCTGCTAGACTCCAAATCGGTCTTGTTGGATATCCTAACGTAGGTAAATCGTCTTCTATTAACGCTCTGATTGGTGCTAAGAAGGTgtcagtttcttcaactcctGGTAAGACCAAACATTTCCAAACCATTTTGCTATCGCCCAATGTAATGTTGTGCGATTGTCCAGGTCTTGTATTTCCTAATTTTGCATCTACCAACGGTGACTTGGTTTGTAATGGTGTTTTACCTATTGATCAATTACGTGAAGTCACCGGTCCAGTTCAATTAGTGGCCCAGAGAATTCCGAAATATTTCCTCGAAGCTATATATGgtatttctattttcacGAAGCCTAGAGATGAGGGTGGTTCGGGAATCCCTACTGCCGAGGAAGTACTTGTTGCCTACGCAAGAGCAAGAGGTTTTATGCGTTCGGGTCAAGGTAATCCCGATGAGTCTCGTGCTGCTAGATATGTTCTGAAGGACTATGTCAATGCCAAATTGCTATATTGCAACCCTCCTCCCACATATAAGCCAGACGAGCCTAACCGTGGTGAACTTTTCAATCAGGAAATCTACCGCCTCGAGGCCTTGCCTGCTCCTAGACAACAGCAAATTATCTCTGCTCTGAAAGCTGCTGATCCTGATGTGGATTTGTCCATGGTCGACCTTTCTAAAGCTTTGGATGGCTTGAAGTTCTCGCGTCacgatgctgttgatggcGTGTCTTATGCCTCCTCGAACCTGTCGTTGGCAGTGAACTCTGCTACGAGCAATCTTGACCGAGACTTCTTTGCTCTTGACAACGTAAGAGGACATACCACTGTTCCATTCCACAAGAAGGGTTCTGTCGATTCAAACTCCAAGAAGCACAATAAGAAGGGTAAGACCAAGAAGGGACCCAAATCATCGGGCCCTCTCAGTTATGGTGGCACTTTCGGCGACTTGTACTAATACTCATGACCATCCTTTTATATTGCATTTTAtatcttattttattaaaatatttataaatgaTAATGATTCACTTGTGCCGACCGCCAAAGGCTCATTAACTCCAAAATTGCTATTCGTCGTAAGGTTAAACTCTGTGAGATTCAAAATCAGACAGTTATGCAGCTCATATTCTGACGAAGCCAGGTTCACCAGTTATAGCATGCTCAGTACGGTGTCAGAATGACGACTTATCAATTGCTCCACACTTTCAATTATTTGGATGAAAATACTGCGCGTTTGGAAGATTCTCTAAGGAACATAGGAGAAGATGAGTATAGCGACGATGCGTTTGTGGCGTCTTTGAAGCTGGACAAACTCATATCCAACATGGACTATGCACGAAGTATATTGCTAGATCTTGAGTCGGACATACCAAAAAGCGGATCACACAACAAATCTCGAAGCCCAGCACTCTCGAATCACCGAGCACATATCCAAAAATTAAATGATAGGATACAGGAGATCGAGCTTCGCGTCCGGAGCGTTCAAAAGCAGGAGGCGGAGAACTTCAGAAAGAGCCAAAGCAAGCAAAATGCACCCGAGCCATTAGCGGATGTGAATGCTAGCACTGAGTCCCTTCGGAAGCGACTCGCTGCTGGATCTAGTACAGAACATAAAGAGCTGTCCGTGGAATCAAAAGTATCATTGCAAAAGGATATTCAAGACAGTCTTTCATCAGAGATCTTAGGGATGGTCTCAACTCTCAAGAACAATGCCATAGCCTTTGCGGAAAAGATTGCACAAGATAAAGATGTGGTAGAAGGCACATCATCTGCTTTGAATAAAACAGCAGGAACCATGAACAAGGTTGGAAGCCGGCTGAATGATTACCGCAGCACGAAGGCTATAGGGTGGTGGTTTTATATATGGGCCATTGTTTTCATGGTGGTGGCTGTATCTGGTAGCATGATTGTTGTCAGACTGTTCCCGAAATGGTGATTTTGGATTGCCGTATTTGACCAAGCATTTTGGCTGTCGTTAAACCCAAATGAGCTCTGGTTTGCAttgctcgcgaagcgagcacaacggggtctggggcagcgccccagccgtcggaggcaGAGGCCACTTGTCAACAGTAAAAgcatttgattttgaatctcGACTTTAGAAGACCATCCAAAAGCAgagatatatttataataatttaatatattaacaAAACTAGCAACCCATTCATAAAATACATGATAAACGTAATAACAGaagaataaaacaaaaatgatatcataaaataaaataataaaatataacaAACGCGAGTGCTATGCTATACCGTCATGGTACTCCAATTGTAGGAGTCATCCCAGTTGAAGTTTTCTAGGAATGTATTTGTGGTCACAGTAGGAACTCCTGATGCAGATTGTTCTTGCTTGACAGTATTTTGACCGAGAACAGAGTTGATATCGAAATCTTCAAAGCTCGAAGTGTCAAAAAAGTCGTCAGTGGGGCTACTGGTACCGATACTGTTTATGCTGGTATTCATATTTTCCGGTGCATAGTAAGCTGTTTGTGCTGGCACAGGGTGTACGTTTGGAACCTGTTGCTGGTAGTCGTGTGGATTGAATCGATACGCTGACAAATCCTCGCTCTGATTCTCGGAAAGTTGGAAAGGAACTCCCATCAGAGTAGCAGTTGCCAGCATAGCAGAtgtgctcgagtcgataTTCGGTTGCTGTGGGATAATAATCTGCTGGTACGAAGGAGATTCAACTGTAGGAGTATCAGTTGGAGATGGCTCGAGTTTGATTCTAGCTGGAAGCGATGATTTATGTGAACTTCTGTGACTGGCATTATGAGGTTCTTGATGTTGCTTTTGGCGATGGTGAGGATATTGATTGTCTGGTTGATGCGAATGATGTTGTGAATAtagctgttgatgatgttgttgttgtggatgttgttgttgctgtggGGAATTTCTCTGCTTTTGAGATTGCTTCTCCTGAGAACGACTTCGTGACTCGGACTTTTGTTTGGAgctgccattgctggtAGATGACTTACGCTGAGATGGACCCCCATTAAGAACAGAGTCACAGATCTCCTCCAGCCATTGGAAGCATTCAGCAGTGATAGAACCTGGGAGTCCTGCTTGCATGTCGTTGTAAAGGAAGCCGAGACCCTGGGAAACAAGTTTCCTAGACTGCTGTAGCAGAGCACCTCCCTTGGAATAATCCATGGCACAGAAGAGAACAACGGTACCGAGGAATAGCATCATTCTGGTAGGACTGAGTGGTAATGTCGATGACACATTTCTTGCTTTCAGGTAGTTGAAAATTTGAATATATGTCTTAGCAGATTGTGTGACAGCTACAATTGAGCCCGATGTAGAGGTATTAGCGAAATCAGCAGTGGCAGGCAGGTGAATCAACAATTTGGCATAGTGatacagcatcagcagtaATGGCGACTTCTGGTGAACTGGACAGAGAGTAGCCGTAGGTAAGCCATTAACAAACTCGAATTTGAGAGAAGGCGGTAGTTCCCTGTGCCAAGATTCAAGCTTGTCTTCTAGCATCAGCACAGTTCTCGACCGCTGAACGGTGGTATTAGTTGAATAGACGGTATCGAGAATCTCAGCCAAGAGTCTAGAAAATTGAATTACACTGACTTGACAAGATGCTGGCAGACTGTCCTTTGTGGTGGCACCATCAACACTCTCAGGAGAACTGGGTGGGGGTGTGACTAATGAGTCAGTCAccacatcttcatcaatgtACTTGGGCATCGAGCACTGGATCTGACTATCATTATACAACCTTGGTGAGCCTAAAACAGCACTAGAAAAAACATCCAGAGTATAAGTTGCCCAAAACACACGTCTTCCCAATTCAGATTCATAGGCACTTAGGGGTTTACCATTAGCATGATGCATGGCTTTCCGACTACGATGTAATCCTAGACGTTGAGCAGTCGAAGTCATGATAGATCGATAGAACCACACATCATCGAGGTTTCCAGCGTATAGAGAATATAATTGTGCCAAAGAAGCAGCCTGTAAAAGACCCAGTGTCGGTTTGTGTCTATTAGACATAATTCGCTTCCACAAAGAGTCTAGTTTCCACACTTCTTCAGTAGTCAGAGCAGTTCCTTCTTTATTGGCCAAACAGGCGAGAATTAATACCAACGCCAGGGTAGCAGCTTGTAGGTCATTGCCAGGTTTTGAATCATCGTCAATATCATCGAAAAAGGTCTGGTAGTCAGACAAGAACCTGCTCTGGTCCAGAATAGCATAAACTGATTGCCATTCCTGAAAGTACACTGTGACTAGCTTATCACAGCTCAATCTCGATGGGAATAGAGAAGAAAAGCCCGAGCTGGACAATTcagacgacgatgaagcTGGTGATAGTAGACTGCCTCCGCCATTTGAGTATGACGACGAAGGAGACGAGATCTTCAAAGCCGAGCGAACAATACCTCCATCGGTGGTTTGTGAAAATGCAGTTGCAATCTGTTGTACAGGAGGTAAAATCTCCGGATTCTTCACCTTTAGCTTTTGTACGAAGGAAGATATAAACACGCCACCTGCAGAGGTTCCGCGGTATGTACCATCTGCACCGAGTTCGTTGGCGTGATTGATAAAGATagcattattattttcgtCTGGAGATTGTGGAGAAGCGGATGAGCTGGAGTCGTCCTTTTCAGGTATCAGTGTTGAGACATAAGATAAGTTCTTCTGTGTGTGCTGTTGACTGCTGCCACCTAAACTTGAAGGGAGAGCGTTGTTAATGCTACTGATATTAGATTTAGCGGAAACAGCTGCAGACTGGTTTCCTGAAGCACCACTAACGCTGCCACGGGGGCTGCTATCATGAACCGCCTCAACTCTTGAAAGCATTTCCATCTGTTCGTCCTTTACATCGAGAAGATTAGATAGCCTGCTATTTTCAGATTCGAGCTGACGGATTCGGTCTTCTAGTGACTCTGTATAACCCCTTGGAAAGGCACGTCTAGTGAGCTTGTCGGATATTTTACATTCAAACCCCACAGCCAAACATTGCGAACAGTGTGGCCTTAACCCGTCACAACGGATCTTCTTTGACCGGCACCTATCGCATGCCTGAGCAATACGATCGGTATGCGTACCGGGGGTTTTGATCATTTTCCAAGCTTGAGCACCGTCAGGCATGATGATTTTTCGTGAATTTGACAGAGCTGAATAGTATTCAAAGGTTAGACCTGAttgaactgaactgaacAAAACTTAGCAGAGCAGAGCCGACCTGACCTGACCTGACTCGTACTTTGCTGTACGAAATATGATACTGCTTTAATTTGAATGGGTGGTTTGATACGAATTCAGATGCCGTTCCAAAGTCGAAGTAAATAAATCTAAACAACCAGTACCACTTTCAATACAATATTTCAAAAAggctgttgtttttttcgATTTCTAGTCGCCTCAACTAAATGGCCTCCGTTGGGCCGAATATCGAATATTttaattcaaaaaaaaaaagaagtcaaGCTGAGAAATGGATTCAGTACCACAAAAAAACGTCAACAAAATGGAAATATAAgcccaaaaaaatataaatagatttGTATCCCGCGATTTACCAAGTTGCTTTGGTTATTGAGGAGCGAGGTGCAAAAATACCAGTTTCCGTTGGAAGTATATTCAGACAATAATAACGTTCGTTTGTACTAATATCGAACACATACGCAGCGGCGAtgattatatatatatatggaCGCTTACAGTTATcccccaaaaaaaagccaaacCGATGCATGTGAGCACAATTGCGGGTAAGATCAGAGTGTTAGGGTGATTAAAATGCAAGGTCAGGGGTTGCGCACCCCACCAATCTGTTCGCTTGTTAAACTAATCTTGTGATAGAACAGATCCCCGTGCATATGCatattcattcattcataGATTCATATCCGCCGCATCCAACTGGCAGATCCTGCTAAAAGTAATGCAGGAGGCGGGGGGATCTGTGTCTATTATTTGTCAGGGAGTTTTGATGGTGCTCACTTCATGAGTCTATATCGAGCTTCTGCTCCTCTCTCCTTGCCCTGCTCCTTTTTTCTCTGCCcctctcttcttctctcgTTCCCTCCTCTCCCGTTCTCCATTGTTCACCCACCTTCCATTCGTATACCTTGTTCCCCTCCCCTCGCCATTCCAAGTCATCCCGCACCCTCACTAGCAGTAGCTAGCTCACTTTCTCAGAAGGTTTGGCCAGGCTCAGCTGTCAAGTCAGCCTGGCCGGGGGTCAGCTGGCGGGCAGGTTGCAGCTGCAAGACAAAAGTTGACTGAGAGTAGTCTAATATCGAGCGTAATGGGCGGAAAACGCATCTTCCCAGCAGCTCCGGCAGTTCCAGCCGACTCCAGACCCATCAACTCAGAACTATTACCACACCACACCACGCCAAACAACACCGAAATCAGGCGAGGCTATGCTCGCCATAAACCAAGCTAACAAGACAGCCAAGACCTGGCCGCCAAAAAAACATACGAGGCAACTGGTACCGCCAAGCCCCTCCAACTGGATACCCCATCCTTCGCGACTCGAacaaagcgagaggaaccacggggtctggggcagagcctCAGTCGCCGGACGCACACTCCCCGACCCCCTTTTCAATCCGTACTCCCCAGCGAACAGACGCCGCTGGTGGACCCCCGTTTTTCCTGGTCGGTCGTCGTACCTAATCGGCTCGCCTAATCGCTAATCCCGGCCGCCTGGCGACAATCGGCTGATCTCCTGTAATTGGCAGGGGCTGACGTCGCGCGGGTTGGTgtgcctgcctccggcggctggggctccgccccagaccccgtggctcctgcttcgcaggagaccgCTGGGACCGTATACCGTAGACCGGGCGAGGGGGGACTTGGTCTGTTTTGCTCGGCCTGGATTTGGTGTCCGAGCTTGGTCCGAGTCGGATGTGAAGTTATATGCGCCGAGCTTGCGTCACAAATTAAACTCGCTCACATTagctttttatttgttctgGCACCTCTTCCATGGGCTGCCCTGTCATTTACAGTCTGTCATTGGGTCGTCAGCTATTCTATGACTCGGGCCTGTTGGGTGAAACTGTGGGGTATCAAAACACTGCATGCTTCCTGCGTGAGCTCCTGTCCTATCCTGTACCTGTATCTGTACCTGTAAGGAGTTGATCCACCACCGCAGTCAATGCTTGTTAGTTAGTTAGCTGACCAGCAGCCCGCTAGCCTGCTAGCTAAATTCGATGTTAGTTTGATAGTGGGGGAAGGAGGGTGGGTAGCTAGATCCATGCTACTAAAAGCGGCCCAAAAAATCGACTGGTGGTTGAGAGTCACGCCGATGGCGGCGGCGGATGGTGCATGGTCGTCTCATCAACTCGAGCGAGCGATGCTGGATTGGCACTTGCCGCTTGTTTCCGTGCGAATATCAGCCCATCCTGCCGGTTCTAGAATTCTGCGTTTGAGCTAGAATGCGTCTGGCTCGAGAGATGTCTCAATATGAGACAACCTAATTCAGCCTCTCGACGCAGTCAACGATTTGTTCTCCGCGTGGAATCCATCTCTCATCGATGCCATCATCATGACACAGTGGGTATGCTTCAATGTCTCATAACTGGGGTTGTGTATAttgtgtgtgtgtgtttGTATGACTATTATGTTAATGAATATTTACATGCACGCCCGTCTCCACTACTGTGCATAGTTAAACCGTGGCGGTCGCAATAAATACGGAACTTAAAACTAATCAGATCCTATTCGAGAACGACCGTTTTAGACTTCAACATCGGCCCGGTTCGGCCTCTGCTATTTTCCAG
This window harbors:
- the RFC2 gene encoding replication factor C subunit 2 (Subunit of heteropentameric Replication factor C (RF-C); RF-C is a DNA binding protein and ATPase that acts as a clamp loader of the proliferating cell nuclear antigen (PCNA) processivity factor for DNA polymerases delta and epsilon; GO_component: GO:0031390 - Ctf18 RFC-like complex [Evidence IPI] [PMID 11389843]; GO_component: GO:0005663 - DNA replication factor C complex [Evidence IDA] [PMID 8202350]; GO_component: GO:0031391 - Elg1 RFC-like complex [Evidence IPI] [PMID 12912927]; GO_component: GO:0031389 - Rad17 RFC-like complex [Evidence IDA] [PMID 12604797]; GO_component: GO:0005634 - nucleus [Evidence IEA,IEA]; GO_component: GO:0005634 - nucleus [Evidence IDA] [PMID 23613772]; GO_function: GO:0005524 - ATP binding [Evidence IEA,IEA]; GO_function: GO:0003677 - DNA binding [Evidence IEA,IEA]; GO_function: GO:0003689 - DNA clamp loader activity [Evidence IDA] [PMID 12604797]; GO_function: GO:0003689 - DNA clamp loader activity [Evidence IDA] [PMID 8995429]; GO_function: GO:0017111 - nucleoside-triphosphatase activity [Evidence IEA]; GO_function: GO:0000166 - nucleotide binding [Evidence IEA,IEA]; GO_function: GO:0017076 - purine nucleotide binding [Evidence ISS] [PMID 7651383]; GO_process: GO:0006260 - DNA replication [Evidence IEA,IEA]; GO_process: GO:0000076 - DNA replication checkpoint [Evidence IMP] [PMID 9671499]; GO_process: GO:0007049 - cell cycle [Evidence IEA]; GO_process: GO:0006272 - leading strand elongation [Evidence IDA] [PMID 1346062]; GO_process: GO:0006298 - mismatch repair [Evidence TAS] [PMID 10072354]; GO_process: GO:0007062 - sister chromatid cohesion [Evidence IPI] [PMID 11389843]), with amino-acid sequence MLFYGPPGTGKTSTILALAKELYGPELMKSRVLELNASDERGISIVREKVKNFAKTVVSTPTEYQRTHYPCPPYKIIILDEADSMTSDAQSALRRTMETYSKITRFCLICNYVTRIIDPLASRCSKFRFKPLDQSNALDRLEFIAKQENVKYELDALTRLMDASNGDLRKAITLLQSASRLNTLSSDKVGDSGLNEADFEDDDDDVQMTDATEVKANPASDKVTVSMVNEISGTVPEETVDGLVAACRSGTTFDKVFQSVQQSVEDIVLSGWSAGQLISQVHDKLLNDEYITSTQKSGISLVLSETDKNLNDGSDEHLALLSTMTRISKILVS
- the LSG1 gene encoding putative GTPase LSG1 (Putative GTPase involved in 60S ribosomal subunit biogenesis; required for the release of Nmd3p from 60S subunits in the cytoplasm; GO_component: GO:0005737 - cytoplasm [Evidence IEA,IEA]; GO_component: GO:0005737 - cytoplasm [Evidence IDA] [PMID 12773575]; GO_component: GO:0022625 - cytosolic large ribosomal subunit [Evidence IDA] [PMID 12773575]; GO_component: GO:0043332 - mating projection tip [Evidence IDA] [PMID 19053807]; GO_function: GO:0005525 - GTP binding [Evidence IEA,IEA]; GO_function: GO:0003924 - GTPase activity [Evidence ISS] [PMID 16209721]; GO_function: GO:0016787 - hydrolase activity [Evidence IEA]; GO_function: GO:0003729 - mRNA binding [Evidence IDA] [PMID 23222640]; GO_function: GO:0000166 - nucleotide binding [Evidence IEA]; GO_process: GO:0030437 - ascospore formation [Evidence IMP] [PMID 10669874]; GO_process: GO:0000747 - conjugation with cellular fusion [Evidence IMP] [PMID 10669874]; GO_process: GO:0008152 - metabolic process [Evidence IEA]; GO_process: GO:0015031 - protein transport [Evidence IEA]; GO_process: GO:0000027 - ribosomal large subunit assembly [Evidence IMP] [PMID 20670889]; GO_process: GO:0000054 - ribosomal subunit export from nucleus [Evidence IMP,IPI] [PMID 12773575]; GO_process: GO:0006810 - transport [Evidence IEA]) is translated as MDSGSKEASWVKLRSVTQERALDEFLSTAELADTDFTTERTANIRIIQQGGLTTSASTSAATGGNQYLLSRQQEYELEKIHAENTGKLTVPRRPKWSSEMTNTELDRLEKDSFLEWRRGLAALQENEDLLLTPFERNIEVWRQLWRVIDRSDLVVQIVDGRNPLLFRSVDLEHYVKELDSRKRNLLLINKADLLSLEQRKVWADYFLKNKIRYAFFSAKTSLREVEEAAEKERLEQEKREQKGYDESDEEDDEEEIEDNSADEEKLENEESLEESGNQLEGEQTQQEETEEQSESTTEQEEVKSTESEETLINYKVMRDDPTHILSVDELEALFLSEAPEPLYMPATADKPARLQIGLVGYPNVGKSSSINALIGAKKVSVSSTPGKTKHFQTILLSPNVMLCDCPGLVFPNFASTNGDLVCNGVLPIDQLREVTGPVQLVAQRIPKYFLEAIYGISIFTKPRDEGGSGIPTAEEVLVAYARARGFMRSGQGNPDESRAARYVLKDYVNAKLLYCNPPPTYKPDEPNRGELFNQEIYRLEALPAPRQQQIISALKAADPDVDLSMVDLSKALDGLKFSRHDAVDGVSYASSNLSLAVNSATSNLDRDFFALDNVRGHTTVPFHKKGSVDSNSKKHNKKGKTKKGPKSSGPLSYGGTFGDLY